Proteins encoded within one genomic window of Pseudanabaena sp. BC1403:
- a CDS encoding TIGR03960 family B12-binding radical SAM protein — MPVPVEQLLNSEILKPARYLGNEFGAVRKPWENAIVRWSLTYPEIYEVGASNLGHIILYSIINSKDGQLCDRAYLPAPDLSVKLRETNTDLFAVESKRSLREFDVLGFSLSYELGATNVLEMLDLANIPMTWQERSELSIEECPLIFAGGQTATSNPEPYADFFDFFALGDGEELLPEIGEVLKDSKLAGKTRRETLLALANEVDGVYVPEFYDMDIKTGAIAPNRSDVSPRALRRVATPMPEHSIGLVPLVETVHDRLTIEIRRGCTRGCRFCQPGMLTRPARDVDPEKVVDTIEKALRETGYNEFSLLSLSCSDYLALPSVGVQIKNRFKDEHITLSLPSQRVDRFDENIAHMLRSGDGRQQQGLTFAPEAGTQRLRDVINKGLTDEELLQGIKTAYTQGWDKVKLYFMIGLPTETDEDVIGIVDTVAWLQNECSEKGRKKLSVNITISNFTPKPHTPFQWHTVSSGDFVQKQKLLRQEFRRLSNVKVNYTDIRISAMEDFVGRGDRRLGKVVYRAWQLGAGMDSWFENTEKAFGAWTQAIAEADLVWDAPSLKMQDDLPWDHVDTGIDKQWLIEDWERAIAAQTIPDCSFGGCSECGVCGPEFGHNIVIPPPEIPTISLEKPIVPPRVQRVRLKFGKLGDMSLISHLDLHRFFQRAARRAAIPVAHTEGFNPLPRISIAKALPLGQTSNAEFVDFELTAHIPITEFQQRFSAELDDDLPIYAIEEVEVHSPSLDSILEVAEYTLTLAFITPKERNAADIMDLLEGAGYCVLAATSIQMPKVSKSGRNQMLELRDRIFAINVTNPDPEFPKIHFMGSCKPDSNLKPEYVVYMMNKYLAEEDEVKLVKVHRESMR; from the coding sequence ATGCCCGTACCCGTCGAACAGTTACTAAATTCCGAAATCCTTAAACCAGCCCGTTATTTAGGCAACGAGTTTGGTGCAGTGCGAAAACCTTGGGAAAATGCGATCGTGCGCTGGTCACTAACTTATCCTGAGATTTATGAGGTGGGCGCGTCCAACTTAGGGCATATCATCCTCTACAGCATTATTAATTCTAAGGATGGGCAGCTATGCGATCGCGCCTATCTCCCCGCACCCGACCTCTCGGTAAAATTACGCGAAACTAACACTGATTTATTTGCCGTTGAGTCAAAGCGATCGCTACGGGAATTTGATGTTTTAGGCTTTAGCCTCAGTTATGAGCTAGGCGCAACTAATGTTTTAGAAATGTTGGATCTGGCAAATATTCCGATGACATGGCAAGAACGTAGTGAATTGAGTATTGAAGAATGTCCTTTAATCTTTGCTGGGGGACAGACTGCGACCTCTAATCCTGAGCCTTATGCCGACTTCTTTGATTTCTTTGCACTCGGTGATGGGGAAGAATTATTACCTGAAATTGGCGAAGTTCTTAAAGATTCCAAATTAGCAGGCAAAACTCGCCGTGAAACCCTGTTAGCGCTGGCTAATGAAGTTGATGGCGTATATGTGCCTGAATTTTATGACATGGATATCAAGACTGGCGCGATCGCACCCAATCGCAGTGATGTCTCGCCTCGCGCCTTGCGTAGGGTTGCCACACCGATGCCAGAGCATAGTATTGGTTTAGTTCCCTTAGTCGAGACAGTTCACGATCGCTTGACTATCGAAATTCGGCGCGGATGCACTCGTGGCTGTCGTTTTTGCCAACCAGGGATGCTCACTCGTCCTGCCCGTGATGTCGATCCTGAGAAGGTTGTGGATACGATTGAGAAAGCACTGCGCGAAACAGGCTATAACGAGTTCTCTTTACTTTCTCTCTCTTGTTCCGATTATCTGGCGTTGCCATCGGTGGGCGTACAGATTAAAAATCGCTTTAAAGATGAGCATATAACTCTCTCATTGCCGAGCCAGAGAGTCGATCGCTTTGATGAGAATATCGCGCATATGCTACGCAGTGGTGATGGTCGTCAACAGCAGGGGCTGACCTTTGCGCCCGAAGCAGGTACGCAGCGTTTGCGCGATGTGATTAATAAGGGCTTGACCGATGAGGAACTGCTGCAAGGGATTAAAACTGCCTATACCCAAGGTTGGGACAAGGTGAAGCTCTATTTCATGATTGGCTTGCCGACGGAAACCGATGAAGATGTAATTGGGATTGTCGATACGGTGGCATGGTTGCAGAATGAATGTTCGGAAAAAGGGCGCAAGAAACTATCGGTGAATATCACCATTTCTAATTTCACTCCCAAGCCCCATACCCCTTTCCAATGGCATACTGTGTCTAGTGGCGACTTTGTGCAGAAGCAGAAATTATTGCGCCAAGAGTTTCGTCGTTTATCTAATGTCAAAGTCAACTATACCGATATTCGCATCAGCGCGATGGAAGATTTTGTCGGACGAGGCGATCGCCGCTTAGGTAAAGTCGTGTATCGGGCATGGCAACTGGGCGCGGGTATGGATTCATGGTTTGAGAATACCGAGAAAGCTTTTGGAGCATGGACGCAGGCGATCGCAGAGGCGGATCTCGTATGGGATGCGCCATCGTTAAAAATGCAAGATGATTTGCCTTGGGATCACGTTGATACGGGTATCGATAAGCAATGGCTGATCGAAGACTGGGAAAGGGCGATCGCTGCACAAACCATTCCAGATTGCTCCTTTGGTGGCTGCTCGGAATGTGGAGTCTGTGGCCCTGAGTTTGGACATAACATCGTGATTCCACCGCCAGAAATCCCTACGATTTCTTTGGAGAAGCCGATTGTTCCGCCCAGAGTACAGCGCGTCCGTCTCAAGTTTGGCAAGCTCGGCGACATGAGCCTGATTTCCCATCTGGATTTACATCGTTTCTTCCAACGTGCCGCCCGTCGTGCGGCGATACCTGTCGCCCATACTGAGGGTTTTAACCCATTACCGCGTATTTCCATTGCTAAGGCTTTGCCTCTCGGTCAAACCAGCAATGCCGAATTTGTGGATTTTGAATTAACGGCGCATATTCCCATTACCGAGTTTCAACAACGCTTTAGTGCGGAACTTGATGATGATTTACCAATTTATGCGATCGAAGAAGTGGAAGTCCATTCACCATCCTTAGATTCCATTCTCGAAGTTGCGGAATATACGTTAACGCTTGCTTTTATTACGCCCAAAGAGCGTAATGCTGCCGACATTATGGATTTGCTCGAAGGCGCAGGTTACTGTGTCCTCGCCGCAACTTCGATCCAAATGCCGAAAGTCTCAAAATCGGGACGAAATCAAATGTTGGAATTACGCGATCGCATTTTTGCAATTAATGTCACTAATCCCGATCCTGAGTTTCCGAAAATTCATTTCATGGGTAGTTGCAAGCCAGACAGCAATCTCAAACCTGAGTATGTTGTTTACATGATGAATAAGTATCTTGCTGAAGAAGATGAAGTTAAATTAGTCAAAGTCCATCGCGAGTCGATGCGTTAA
- the brnA gene encoding type II toxin-antitoxin system BrnA family antitoxin: MNAKEFDQKFDDGEEDIIEMLDLSKAKRPFSTQKRLTIDLPIWMIELIDREANRLGVTPQTIIQTSLTEHLATIKP; the protein is encoded by the coding sequence ATGAACGCCAAGGAATTTGACCAGAAATTTGACGATGGAGAAGAAGATATTATCGAAATGCTCGATCTATCTAAAGCCAAGCGTCCTTTCAGTACTCAAAAAAGACTTACTATCGATCTGCCTATCTGGATGATTGAGCTAATAGATCGCGAAGCCAACCGCTTAGGCGTAACTCCCCAAACTATTATTCAAACCTCCTTAACCGAACACTTAGCTACTATCAAACCCTAA
- a CDS encoding BrnT family toxin has protein sequence MRNFEYDESKSQSNLVKHGIDFVKAQELWNDLDLLEIPSKIQGETRFVIIGKINNKHWSGVIAYRDQNIRIISVRRSRIQEVALYERQGI, from the coding sequence ATGAGGAACTTTGAATATGATGAGAGTAAAAGTCAATCTAATCTTGTTAAACATGGAATTGATTTTGTTAAGGCTCAAGAATTATGGAACGATCTCGATTTGCTAGAAATTCCCAGCAAAATCCAAGGTGAAACACGCTTTGTAATTATTGGTAAAATAAATAACAAACATTGGTCTGGAGTTATTGCCTACCGAGATCAAAATATTCGGATTATTTCTGTCCGCAGATCGCGCATACAAGAGGTTGCCCTATATGAACGCCAAGGAATTTGA
- a CDS encoding endonuclease domain-containing protein, producing the protein MAKRGEVLVVIMPTKSDMKIACEQNWYRIPSDQVERLKQRNVWEPKWLAIYQPKIFRDEAFAINYYASIKSIRSVFRYELFPDEPQNPKSQKQYYKINIHPMEKLPQPIYSRRLRRILFIPTTWEKLVNAAEINDLWDESPLEDKLWAEFKRYSIDAERQQEEKIKDKTYLLDFAIYCEKGKIDAETDGDTWHSSKERIREDNLRDNDLETVGWRTIRFDSQKIREEMTEYCIPKILENIKNLGGLKDDKKRMPRKIGLDGSEQLTLF; encoded by the coding sequence ATGGCAAAGCGTGGCGAAGTGCTTGTAGTGATTATGCCAACAAAATCAGACATGAAAATTGCCTGTGAGCAAAATTGGTATCGAATTCCCTCCGATCAAGTGGAGCGTCTTAAACAACGAAATGTATGGGAACCAAAATGGTTAGCCATTTATCAGCCAAAGATTTTTCGTGATGAGGCATTTGCTATCAATTACTATGCTTCCATAAAGTCAATTCGGTCAGTTTTCAGATATGAGCTTTTTCCTGATGAACCGCAAAACCCCAAAAGTCAAAAGCAGTATTACAAAATAAATATACATCCTATGGAAAAGCTACCGCAGCCAATCTATAGCCGTAGGCTCAGACGCATATTGTTCATTCCTACAACTTGGGAAAAGCTAGTAAACGCAGCCGAAATTAATGATCTTTGGGACGAAAGTCCATTAGAAGATAAACTTTGGGCTGAATTCAAGCGTTATTCGATAGATGCGGAGCGTCAACAGGAAGAGAAAATCAAAGATAAAACCTATCTCCTTGACTTTGCTATTTACTGCGAAAAAGGGAAAATAGATGCAGAAACTGATGGTGACACTTGGCATTCATCCAAAGAACGCATTAGAGAAGATAATCTTAGAGACAATGATCTTGAAACTGTAGGCTGGCGAACTATTCGCTTTGATTCGCAAAAGATTAGAGAGGAAATGACTGAATACTGCATCCCAAAAATTCTAGAAAACATCAAAAATCTAGGCGGATTGAAAGACGACAAAAAAAGAATGCCCCGCAAGATTGGCTTGGATGGTTCGGAACAGTTGACTCTATTTTAG
- a CDS encoding Uma2 family endonuclease yields MLQIDLKHLPTSDELPDSDDTPVDNEDQNFLPNLLLFLLEYIWKNRDDWYFGVDMGIYHTTGASPRVPVVPDGFLSLGVERRKNGGSRSSYVMWEEFDTAPILTLEVVSHTYGGEYEKKLDIYRKLGVKYYVIYNPQFWRRDGHLPFEVYKLVDGGYQLQIGEPLWMPEIGLGIGRCVLPSDRFSREVLSWFDARGQRYLTTDEQADIERQRANTAQEQIDLLLAKLRSLGISEE; encoded by the coding sequence ATGCTACAAATCGATCTCAAACATCTCCCCACCAGTGACGAATTACCCGATTCTGACGATACGCCTGTGGATAACGAAGACCAGAATTTTTTACCGAATTTACTATTATTCTTACTGGAGTATATTTGGAAAAATCGCGACGATTGGTACTTTGGTGTCGATATGGGTATCTATCACACCACTGGCGCAAGTCCGAGAGTGCCAGTAGTTCCTGATGGCTTTTTGAGCTTAGGTGTGGAGCGGCGTAAAAATGGCGGCTCGCGGAGTAGCTATGTGATGTGGGAAGAATTTGATACTGCACCGATTTTGACGCTAGAAGTTGTATCTCATACCTATGGTGGTGAATATGAGAAGAAATTAGATATTTACCGAAAATTAGGTGTTAAATATTATGTAATTTACAATCCTCAATTCTGGCGGCGTGATGGACATTTGCCATTTGAGGTTTACAAATTAGTTGATGGCGGTTATCAATTACAGATTGGTGAACCATTGTGGATGCCAGAGATTGGTTTAGGGATTGGGCGCTGTGTGTTGCCCAGCGATCGCTTTAGTCGTGAAGTTTTAAGCTGGTTCGATGCGCGTGGACAGCGTTATCTCACTACTGATGAACAGGCTGATATTGAGCGGCAACGGGCAAATACTGCACAAGAACAAATTGATCTGTTATTAGCAAAATTGCGATCGCTCGGTATTTCTGAAGAGTAA
- a CDS encoding Uma2 family endonuclease codes for MVLAATKRYTASEYIALEDKAEFKSEFINGEIIPMAGASANHNKIALNVCRLLPLAIGEQTYEIFMSDMRLWLPEYNRYTYPDVMVVSGEPAFVDQRQMEVTNPCLIIEILSSSTQAYDHDSKFRQYRSIPSFREYVLVYQNGYEVDHYVKESEDRWVLMTYKGEESVIELVSMRMGIRLRDLYKRVKFD; via the coding sequence ATGGTTTTAGCAGCTACTAAGCGATATACCGCGTCAGAATATATAGCTCTAGAGGACAAAGCCGAATTTAAAAGCGAATTTATTAACGGAGAAATTATCCCAATGGCAGGAGCTTCCGCAAATCACAATAAAATCGCCTTAAATGTGTGTCGGCTATTACCTCTAGCAATTGGCGAGCAAACCTATGAGATATTCATGAGTGATATGCGGCTATGGCTTCCTGAATATAATCGTTATACCTATCCTGATGTGATGGTGGTTTCTGGTGAGCCAGCTTTTGTTGATCAAAGACAGATGGAAGTTACTAATCCCTGTTTGATTATTGAGATTCTATCTAGCTCCACCCAAGCCTATGATCATGACAGTAAATTTCGTCAATATCGCTCTATTCCTAGTTTTCGGGAATATGTTTTGGTTTATCAAAATGGCTATGAAGTTGATCACTATGTCAAGGAGTCGGAAGATCGATGGGTATTGATGACCTATAAGGGAGAAGAATCTGTGATTGAGTTGGTATCAATGCGGATGGGAATCAGATTAAGAGATTTGTATAAGCGAGTGAAGTTTGACTGA
- the coaBC gene encoding bifunctional phosphopantothenoylcysteine decarboxylase/phosphopantothenate--cysteine ligase CoaBC, whose amino-acid sequence MSHVLIGISGGIAAYKVCEVVSSLAKHGIEVRVILTKSATEFVTPLTFATLSRKPAYTDADFWQPSNGRPLHIELAEWADIFLLAPVTANTLAKLSYGMADNLLTNTVLASTCPILFAPAMNTTMWLQPSVQENWHKLLQDNRYTAIAPTDGILACDAVGTGRMAEPEIILEYLESFLFTKGKQDLKGKKILVNAGGTREFIDPVRFIGNPSTGKQGIAIAKAAMHRGANVTLITASSVSLSMGERLGMRVVRTAAEMHKAMLEEFPLADITIAAAAIGDVRSQFQSDHKLPKSELPLNLELEYIPDIVADLASRKRPDQLLVGFAAQTGNELEVLSAAKEKLARKGLDAIAANAVNSSQTGFGTDTNQATFIHKNGNTQSTPLCSKLELANRLFDFLLTSD is encoded by the coding sequence ATGAGTCATGTATTAATTGGAATATCAGGAGGCATTGCCGCCTACAAGGTTTGCGAAGTTGTTTCAAGCTTGGCAAAACACGGCATTGAAGTGCGCGTGATCTTAACGAAATCAGCGACAGAATTTGTCACGCCGCTTACTTTTGCCACACTCTCTCGCAAACCTGCTTATACCGATGCTGACTTTTGGCAGCCTAGCAATGGTAGACCATTACATATTGAGTTAGCAGAATGGGCTGACATATTTTTGCTAGCACCAGTAACTGCCAACACCTTGGCGAAACTCTCTTATGGCATGGCAGACAACCTGCTCACAAATACAGTCTTAGCTTCTACTTGTCCGATTCTATTTGCGCCTGCGATGAATACGACTATGTGGCTCCAACCCTCTGTCCAAGAGAATTGGCATAAATTATTACAAGATAATCGATATACAGCGATCGCACCGACGGATGGGATTCTCGCCTGTGATGCAGTTGGCACTGGAAGAATGGCGGAGCCAGAAATAATTTTGGAATATTTAGAATCTTTTCTATTTACCAAGGGAAAACAAGATTTAAAAGGGAAGAAGATTTTAGTGAATGCTGGCGGAACTCGCGAATTTATCGATCCTGTGCGCTTTATCGGCAATCCATCTACTGGTAAGCAGGGAATTGCGATCGCTAAAGCAGCCATGCATCGTGGCGCAAATGTTACGCTCATAACTGCCTCTAGTGTGTCTCTCTCTATGGGAGAGAGGCTAGGCATGAGGGTAGTTCGCACTGCCGCAGAAATGCACAAAGCCATGCTCGAAGAATTCCCCTTAGCTGACATCACGATCGCAGCAGCAGCCATAGGTGATGTGCGATCGCAATTTCAGAGCGATCACAAGTTACCCAAATCAGAACTTCCTTTAAATCTAGAGCTAGAATATATTCCCGATATTGTTGCCGATCTTGCCAGTCGTAAACGTCCTGATCAATTGCTAGTGGGATTTGCGGCTCAAACTGGGAATGAGTTAGAGGTCTTGTCGGCGGCAAAAGAGAAGTTAGCGCGAAAAGGGCTAGATGCGATCGCGGCTAATGCGGTTAATAGTTCTCAAACTGGGTTTGGCACTGATACCAATCAAGCCACATTTATCCATAAGAATGGCAACACCCAATCCACGCCCCTCTGCTCAAAATTAGAACTTGCCAATCGTCTATTCGATTTTTTGTTAACCAGTGATTAG
- the corA gene encoding magnesium/cobalt transporter CorA has translation MLHNPARFKPSPIEDDSEENDDELEFYDFNEPEPGSPPGTLIIDEDATIPNIFLIDYNAEEALGVQLATPEECFPYLDSHSVSWVDVQGLGSEDVLQRLGKVFNLHALVLEDIVNIPQRPKVESFEDQELIILHMVTSREDGRGFYDEQVSLILGKNYILTVQEEPENDVFEPIRQRIHRNRGVIRSQKSDYLAYALIDAIVDGFFPVLEDYGERLEDLQDEVVDKPTRQTLDKIHKIKRELLLLRRAIWPQRDAINSLIREESPLIDREVRVFLRDCYDHTVQVMDMVETYRELAANLMDIYLSSLSNSTNEIMRFLTVISTVFIPLTFVAGVYGMNFDTELGNMPELKLPYGYALCWLLMLSMSGGLLFFFWKKGWLFSPK, from the coding sequence ATGCTCCATAACCCTGCCAGATTTAAACCTAGTCCCATCGAAGATGATTCTGAAGAGAATGATGATGAATTAGAGTTTTATGACTTCAATGAACCCGAACCAGGCAGCCCACCTGGAACGCTAATCATTGATGAAGATGCCACTATTCCCAATATTTTCTTAATTGATTACAATGCCGAGGAAGCCCTAGGGGTTCAGCTTGCTACGCCTGAAGAATGTTTCCCTTATCTAGATAGCCACTCAGTTTCATGGGTAGATGTCCAAGGGCTAGGGTCTGAAGATGTCTTGCAACGACTAGGCAAAGTGTTTAACCTCCATGCACTTGTGCTTGAAGATATTGTCAATATTCCTCAACGTCCTAAGGTCGAGAGTTTTGAGGATCAGGAGTTGATCATCCTGCATATGGTGACTAGCCGTGAAGATGGTAGGGGTTTTTATGATGAGCAGGTAAGTTTGATCTTAGGCAAAAACTATATTCTCACCGTCCAAGAGGAACCTGAAAATGATGTATTTGAGCCAATTCGCCAGCGCATTCATCGCAATCGTGGTGTAATTCGATCGCAGAAGTCTGATTACCTTGCCTATGCACTGATTGATGCGATCGTGGATGGATTTTTCCCTGTGCTAGAGGACTACGGCGAACGTCTCGAAGATTTGCAGGACGAAGTAGTGGATAAGCCTACTCGCCAAACCCTCGATAAAATCCATAAAATCAAACGCGAACTATTGTTATTAAGGCGTGCAATTTGGCCGCAGCGCGACGCAATTAATTCGCTAATTCGGGAAGAAAGTCCTTTGATTGATCGTGAGGTACGGGTGTTCTTGCGTGATTGTTATGACCACACTGTACAGGTTATGGATATGGTTGAGACCTATCGCGAACTTGCTGCTAACTTGATGGATATTTATCTGTCATCGTTGAGCAATAGCACCAACGAGATCATGCGCTTTTTAACTGTGATTTCCACGGTGTTTATTCCGCTTACCTTTGTGGCAGGTGTATATGGCATGAATTTTGATACTGAATTAGGAAATATGCCCGAATTGAAATTACCGTATGGTTATGCTCTCTGTTGGCTACTAATGCTATCGATGTCTGGGGGATTGTTATTTTTCTTTTGGAAAAAAGGCTGGCTATTTAGCCCAAAATAA
- a CDS encoding 16S rRNA (uracil(1498)-N(3))-methyltransferase: MTLQAHQVSPVLQINSAIALTPEQRHYLCNVLRLETESEFIALDRQGGWWLAQLSRDLNVANIIDKLENNSELSAQITLGIAMPKGSNIESVIRQTTELGVRQIVPLYSDRTVLKPDNQIGNQKRDRWQRIAEEAAELSMRTYVPEINNPTTLTSWCEHLANVPSPILKYICVISPHVTHLLTSLQSSSYSLDFAENNGQIIIATGCEGGWTTREEEMAIASGFVPVSLGDRVLSAVTAPVVALSIVSAFIDCR; encoded by the coding sequence GTGACCTTACAAGCACACCAAGTCTCACCAGTTTTACAAATTAATAGCGCGATCGCCCTCACCCCAGAGCAAAGACATTACCTATGCAATGTATTGCGTTTAGAAACTGAATCTGAATTTATTGCCCTCGATCGCCAAGGTGGATGGTGGTTAGCTCAATTGTCAAGAGATCTAAATGTTGCCAATATAATTGACAAACTAGAAAATAACTCGGAATTATCAGCCCAGATTACACTTGGCATCGCTATGCCCAAAGGTAGCAATATCGAATCGGTAATTCGGCAAACTACGGAGTTAGGGGTGCGCCAAATTGTGCCGCTATATAGCGATCGCACGGTCTTGAAACCAGACAATCAAATTGGTAATCAAAAACGCGATCGCTGGCAACGCATTGCCGAAGAAGCTGCTGAACTTTCGATGCGTACCTATGTGCCTGAAATAAATAATCCAACAACATTAACTTCTTGGTGTGAGCATCTTGCTAACGTACCATCACCAATTTTGAAATATATTTGCGTGATTAGTCCCCATGTGACGCATTTACTTACAAGCCTACAAAGCTCAAGTTATTCATTAGACTTTGCTGAAAACAATGGGCAAATAATTATAGCTACGGGCTGCGAAGGCGGCTGGACTACTAGAGAAGAAGAAATGGCGATCGCATCGGGATTTGTCCCAGTGTCTTTAGGCGATCGGGTGTTATCTGCTGTCACAGCACCAGTAGTAGCTTTATCTATAGTCAGCGCATTCATTGACTGTAGATAA
- a CDS encoding 2OG-Fe dioxygenase family protein — MLFPPITRFDSLVNPIEVKKELDTQHWSIRNISQSVDLSAWRSFLRDLPPDPYVESRFKRMSWLHILSDGSVQDMGECAMAQSGKYNDASTMANKNRYYQPLERAFIDREDVQSFVADWAKLWGIGVGEPILMQITGVRGHGHIDPLQGQGIHADGCTALSIVLLSRENVCGATNYLYNDKEGTQPIATVVLNSGDILHLCDDRLFHNVDRIAQQFSGTPFERFVIIINSRFVDKFQNDELRKCFPNAVLHGNHYQH; from the coding sequence ATGCTATTTCCTCCAATTACTAGGTTTGATTCGCTTGTCAACCCAATTGAAGTAAAAAAAGAACTTGACACTCAGCATTGGAGTATTCGCAATATCTCACAAAGTGTGGATCTATCGGCATGGCGATCATTTCTTCGGGATCTCCCCCCAGATCCATATGTAGAGTCTCGATTTAAACGAATGTCTTGGTTGCACATACTAAGCGATGGTAGCGTCCAAGATATGGGTGAATGTGCTATGGCGCAGAGTGGTAAATACAACGACGCTAGTACAATGGCAAACAAGAATCGCTACTACCAGCCTCTAGAGCGAGCTTTCATTGATCGAGAGGATGTGCAATCATTTGTTGCCGATTGGGCGAAGCTTTGGGGAATAGGAGTAGGAGAGCCGATTCTGATGCAGATCACGGGGGTTAGAGGGCATGGACACATTGATCCCTTGCAAGGGCAGGGTATTCATGCCGACGGATGCACAGCACTGAGTATTGTTTTACTTTCTCGCGAAAACGTATGTGGAGCAACTAATTATCTTTACAATGATAAAGAAGGTACGCAGCCAATTGCCACCGTTGTTTTGAATTCGGGAGACATCCTGCATTTATGTGACGACAGATTGTTTCACAATGTAGATAGAATTGCACAGCAATTTTCAGGTACACCATTTGAACGCTTTGTTATTATCATCAACAGTCGCTTTGTCGATAAGTTCCAAAATGATGAGCTACGAAAATGTTTCCCCAACGCAGTTCTCCATGGCAATCACTATCAACATTAG
- a CDS encoding secondary thiamine-phosphate synthase enzyme YjbQ — protein sequence MVQPIMVQQTIALRTNGKKLHNITRLVEAALAQSGIKMGLCNVFLRHTSASLIIQENADPDVLADLETFFTKLIPEDASQYRHISEGVDDMPSHIRSTLTKTSETIPIANGKLALGTWQGIFVWEHRNLGHTREVLVHITGC from the coding sequence ATGGTGCAGCCAATAATGGTGCAGCAAACCATTGCGTTACGTACCAATGGGAAAAAACTACACAATATCACCCGCCTAGTGGAAGCAGCCTTAGCTCAATCAGGGATAAAGATGGGGTTATGTAACGTGTTTTTGCGCCATACATCAGCAAGTCTAATTATTCAAGAAAATGCTGATCCTGATGTGTTGGCAGATCTAGAAACATTTTTCACAAAACTGATTCCCGAAGACGCGAGTCAATATCGACATATTTCTGAAGGTGTTGATGATATGCCATCGCATATTCGCAGTACGCTAACTAAAACATCAGAAACGATCCCGATCGCTAATGGTAAACTTGCCCTCGGCACTTGGCAAGGAATCTTTGTCTGGGAACATCGCAATTTGGGTCATACCCGCGAAGTGCTGGTACATATTACAGGATGCTAA